The Colias croceus chromosome 19, ilColCroc2.1 genome contains the following window.
agaaattaaaaacttacgCAACGAATTCTGCGCGAGCACTGAacttaatatgaaaataaaaaataaacgaagCATATTGTTTCACTTTTAAACTCTTTTGATGAATGTCTCTTACGAGTATCCGAACAAGAGTGAGAGTGCGCGCGCAACGCTCTCCTGTCAACGACTAAATTCGCGCGCTTTTCGCCgtcatatatattttttatgacgaTTGCAGAATGGCTATGGCAgcatgtaaattgtaaacgGGTTTCATGTTGTTGTCAATATCAGGTCTAGGATGCaacgttattattatattttccatCCCTTCACGTTCCGCGAAACGTGAAATACAAATATGTGGGTAtttcataagttttaaatGGCCGTCTGTTGTCTTAATAGTTAAgtatttctttctttatattcaaactcaaactcaaacatttatttattaaattagacttcttttagaagcacttttgatacgtcattacatattttaacatttaccaccgattcggaaagcagtatctacggagaagaatcggcaagaaactccatagttgctctttttaatcatgtcagttttacaatttaattttacaaaatacattataatcataatattatgccaaaaaactgtcctgtggtttttacgcgacaaccctccatgggtttctatcgtccatatattccttaatactGTAATAGCCTCTCTGaatagtacattttttatataagttttaaatttagaactactaaactctttaatattatgaggaattctgttgtaaaagcgtataccttgacccataaaaggataccagtattcatatatttattcgctttccgcctgcgtagattaaaatagtttggaaaatccaaaagtgcacgcctcataatctcatcctttacaataaaattgattatttataaagagtacactataaatataaaaaagaaataaaataaaacagttggaaaagtaaagaaagcggtaccgtaataattgagctatttttcttgtggccccacctagatgtgaaactgcgcaggtttaagggactgactaccaacttatttttttaaaccttggcttatagtataaagaatcgagtttataatggtgaattttgagtacactataaataaaaaaaataaaaaaataaataaagaatatatatagatactagcttaccgcccgcggcttcgcccgctttctctaaaacgatttgagatttaaactatcctatctctcaagttggatcgaactgcacatggtgtgtgaattttattataatcggttaagtggtttaggagtccattgaggacaaacattgtgacacgagatttatatatattaagatactaaaattatggagaacagtcgatatttttttttgtttatttaataacaattaaaccacatcgaatcagaccctgaaaaatgaaagggttctattcctgagcatactcaagcgtaagagaaaaaaaaagactcgattagtaaagtatttcggtcgctatcgtgttaacaagaaaatcctccgcacatacagacacacggacgtccaagacagaacttttttaaactgttttttaactagtttaaataataaaaatgacatcaaaaatatcatgaatgttaaaaatagtgttttttcttaatatgtgtgtgtatgtattatcttacaagtgcaatgtatgatacataaagacattttaagtttgaaaaatcagatgttttgcgcgaagtgacagtagtacccacctcaacgcttcgcttatgaggcgtgcaatacgGTTTTGGGCGTTTCGTTATCTTTTTAGGTTTTTAGGtttctaaattataaaaaaataataacagaatacatttattgacaatttacaaacattgccgattttataaataattaaattatgatatcatcatcattattgcaattattatattcatattttaaatcatcACTATATTGTTTATAACCCTTTTGATATTTAAGAGCTAGAGAATCATCTGGTtgcgttttattaaatattgaatcaCCATTCAAGTTCAGTTTAACAATACCAAAGTACACTGAATCTAATTctttttgattattttctttctttttttcctTTATAATTAAAGGCTCTTTAACTGGCAACATAACAATTGTGTCCTGTactttattattcaattttactTTAGCCTGTATCATTCCATTGATGTTAGAAAAATCCTCTTTATTTTGTAACGGCAAGTTGCACTCCATGCatcttatattttcattataatccgTATTAAAAGGCACAGGGAATAGCctgtcatttaaataaaatctataaacgCATTTATGTTTTTCATTTCTGGCAATGCTGTGATTAATTCTTGATTTGACTGAATGACACTCAAAATAATTGTCACTGCGaaattcttttatattttttaaattatctgtgTCATTTGGATTAAAAAAGCCCATTTCTTCCACAGAGGAGTctgtatatattttgaaaatggagTCCCGAGATGGGGACTGCATTTGTTCAGATTGCTCTTTGATTGTTTCTAATGAGGTTTTCTTCGTGTTATAAATATCAGGGATAGATTCTGTCGACATTTGAAAGTTTTCATtcctataatattgttttagcTTACCATTTTTCAAGTCATGTTTGCTGGCTTTGTTGTTATTAACAATTCTATGCAGCGATTGAAGACTATAAAGGTCACTTAATTTCTCATTTGAGTGCTTAGATGTCGAATCTTCTCTTTTATAGTCTGTATCTCCGCATTTTTTACAACAATCAAGTTTTGTTTGCGATATTGTTGGATCCAAAATACAATCAGATTTTGTAGTTTTCTTTTGCTTGCTGATTGGTTGTTTGTGATTTATGATACCTGTGGAACAGCTTTTCTTCTGTTCAGACGTTGCTCCTCCAATATTTCTTGATAAAACCACCTTTTTCACGAGCTTCACTCTAGGCATTACTCGATCGCCTTTTAAACGTTGCGACAAATGTGAATGTCGATTATAACGCTCACAATGAATATTCGAAGTATGCTCACATCCACGTTTAGACATTTTAGTCTattatttgcttttaaaataataaaaatagagaatTTAAAAGCGCTGATTGACAGCGACAAAACAAATCCGTTGCTATGGAAACGACTTCTCATTACAGAAATTGTTACCGCCATCTAGTGCGcgatagaatataatattatgtttcgtGGATTTAATTCACAATTTAattactaaatttaattttgaaagtaatatttatagatgataattttcaagttttaatgttatttaaagacaaaaattaacaaagcatataattattctaactttgtgtttgttagttttttttcattgttttaagCGACATCTAGCGGCTAATAGCTCAATTTCCTAAGCAAATGTTgatcatatatatatatgcaGCGTGTTTTAACAGTTAACGTATTATACGTGTAGATGGCGTGTTTATAAAAAGTAGCAACATTGTGGAAAAGGTGAAAggttacctatttaaaaaccTAAAGTTCACGAAATTAAACGTGGGAAATTGGTAATGtctttatagaaaaaaatgcatgacttgtttgtattttgtcCAAGTCCAAAAAATTGCTAgcatttgatttttaatttgtctgtctgtctgttctGAAATCTGATTTGTATTCAGAATCAATTCATGATCGCTTATGAGTTTTGTGATTTATTAATGTTTCTCAATAGCCTCAACAATttgcaatttatattttcactcTTCTTAAAGTGAATGAcactttctattaaaaaattaaaaacacattgtttgtttatttatttgaattcatCTATGAATGATTGAAATGTAATTGATTTGCACATCACGGCGCAAGGGAGGACGCAGCCAGTGACCATGTAACGgaaaatataagtaagtatagtacctataacaattattattattacagtcTACTAGATGTCCCGGTAAATGTTCTGCCTTATTCTTAACATTAAggcatatgaaaaatataattatgttgcCCGATTTTCAgatctaggtaggtactattgaTTTTGTCTAGGTAGTTTTGTAGTACtagtacctataattattgaggtatttcatgaaaattgattcagccgtttcggaggagtatggttactaacattgtgacacgaaaattttatataatataagaactaGTTGTCGTACTGCCTTACTTTCATGACCTGGGGGTATGAAAAAGAAATGTCGTCCGATTCTTAGCCCTACCTATCCGATATGCACGCAaaagaatgcccatgaaagtatggaccacagtatagtgttacatcaatgccagagtggttttggagggttcttcgatattcaaaagatttttacctatgatatattaaaaggctagatacgttacccgctctgtattttggcaagaaaaaactcaggtaagtgcccgagtttcacttagtcacgcaccattcagcgtcgtagctggacgttcttttt
Protein-coding sequences here:
- the LOC123700374 gene encoding uncharacterized protein LOC123700374 encodes the protein MPRVKLVKKVVLSRNIGGATSEQKKSCSTGIINHKQPISKQKKTTKSDCILDPTISQTKLDCCKKCGDTDYKREDSTSKHSNEKLSDLYSLQSLHRIVNNNKASKHDLKNGKLKQYYRNENFQMSTESIPDIYNTKKTSLETIKEQSEQMQSPSRDSIFKIYTDSSVEEMGFFNPNDTDNLKNIKEFRSDNYFECHSVKSRINHSIARNEKHKCVYRFYLNDRLFPVPFNTDYNENIRCMECNLPLQNKEDFSNINGMIQAKVKLNNKVQDTIVMLPVKEPLIIKEKKKENNQKELDSVYFGIVKLNLNGDSIFNKTQPDDSLALKYQKGYKQYSDDLKYEYNNCNNDDDIII